GCATGGGCGATGTGCTCACGCATACGGATCGCAAAGGCCAAGCCACCGACATCAGCTACGACGCGCTTAACCGCAGAAGTTTGGTGTCCTACGCCGACGGCTCGGGTACCCAGGCCAGCTACGACGCCGGCAACCGCATTACAAGCCTGACCGACTCGACCAGCGGCACGCTGAGCTGGGATTACGACGGCCTGGATCGCGTCACCAACACCAGTGCGCCGCAAGGCAGCGTCAGCTACACCTACGATGCCGCCGGCCGGCGCACCAGCATGACCGCAGCGGCGCAAGCGATCGCCAACTACGGCTACGACAACGCCAATCGCCTCACCGGCATCACCCAAGGCAGCGAAACGGTGCAGTTGGCGTATGACGCCGACAACCGACGAGCCACGCTGACGCTGCCCAACGGCATCACCGTCAACTACGGCTATGACACCGCGAGCGAACTGACCGGACTCAGCTACGCGCAAGGCAACGGCACCGCGCTGGGCAATCTGACGTATGCCTACGATGCCGACGGACGCATCATCAGCAAAGGCGGCAGCTTCGCCACGGACGTGCTGCCGACGGCGACCACGCAGCCGGCGACGTTTGACCTCAATGATCGGGAGACGAGCTTCAACGGGCAGGCGCTGACTTACGACGCGAACGGCAACCTGATCGGTGATGGGACCAACACGTATACGTGGAATGCGCGGAATCAGCTGACACAGATCAGCCAGGGCGGCAACGTCCAGTTGAGCTACAGCTACGACGCGTTGGGACGTAGAACAAGCAAGACCATCCAGGGCGCGGCAACGCAGTTCCTGTATGACGGTGATAACGCTGTGCAGGAAACGCAAGGCAGCACGATCAACCCGATCCTGGTTGGCTTGATCACGGACGAACGCTTTGCGCGCAACGATGTGACAGGACGTACGTATTTCCTGACGGACCTGCTGAATAGCACGATCGCGTTGACCGATCCGAGCGGTGCGATCAAGCAGAACTACAGCTATGACCCGTATGGAAACGTGACAGCAAGCGATACGACGACGGGCTTTACGAATCCGTATCAGTACACGGGCAGAGAGGCGGATAGTCCAGGTCTGTATTACTACCGCGCGCGTTACTACAGCCCGATGATGGGTGGCTTTATCAGTGAAGATCCTATCGGGTTCGGTGGTGGGCAGGGCAGCTTTTATGCCTATGTGGGGGGTGATCCGCTGAACAGCATTGATCCGCTGGGTCTGTCGGGTCTGAATATTGTCCACGGAGTTCCACCAGGATCTGTGTCATACACTGCTCCTGATGGGCAGAAATTTTATGCTCCTTCCTCGGCCGACTTTTGTGCAGAGGAGGATGCAGGCCGGAACAATGGACCGAATCCATGGGCGATGAGAGATGCTGTTGGACAGGGTGGGCGATTTGATTACCAAAGAGGTGGTAATAACTTCTATCCTGCTTACACGAATGCGGCCAACTATGGCGTTGGTGTATACATGTATGGGGCTGGGTTCTCTGAGTGGGAGATGAATGCGATTGGCGGGGCGTATTCGTTTTTTAATTCATCCAATTCGAACGCCGCGAGTCAAAGTAGCTGGTGGGACAATGGGTGGAAAGCCGCCGCAAATGGCAGCCTTGGCTGCGGTTGCAGGAAGTAAGGAATAGTCGATGACGATGACAAATATTTCGATGAAGAATGGCGCTTCAAAGTTAAAGATATGGGTTGCCATCAATGCCATTGGGCTAATCCTTTATCTATATTTTTCCTCAAGAATTTGGGCTCCCGCAGACGAGGCTGGTCTGATGGGTGGTCCTGGTGATCCCATTTTATGGGCTATGACTGCTTTGCCTTTCCTTATCGTCTGCTCGTTAATAAACATACTTTGGTTTGTGATGATACTTCTAAGGAAAAAGAGATCATCATTTTTGAAATCGTTTTTTGTTTGGGTATTGGTGGTGGCTGCATGGATTTTGGCGAACAGGTACGATGAATATCGTCAATACCGCGGAACTGTTGTAATGCAACATGCGGCGCTGATTAGCGGATCAGAACAGAGGTCTGTCAATCAAACGATGTAGCCGGATAACCGAAACAGGGGTCAGGTTGCACTTTCATCCAACGACGGAAAGAGCACATGTCCTGGGTTTCAACGTGTGCCTCACCCAGGTCGCCGACCCGCTGGGTCACGGCACCACGATCCAGTGCAATGCCGCCGGCCAGCCGACGACGGTGCAAGATGCGCTGGGCCATACGATGAGCTTTGCCTATCAGGGCTACGACCTGCAGAGCCTCACCGATCCGCTCAACCGCATGACGAACTACGTGGTTGATACGCTGGGCCGCCGCATCGCCACGCGCGATGCGCTGGGCAACGTCACCCTTGCGCAGTACGACACCAACAATCGGGCGGTATCGGCCACCGATGCGCTCAACCAGACCACCACGCAAAACTACGACGGCAACGGCAACCTGCTGAGCGTCACGCTGCCCAACACGGGCGTGATCCACTACGCCTACGACAACCGCAACCGGCTGGTCACGCGCACCGATGCGATGAACCAGAGCGAGTCATGGACGTATGACGGCATGGGTGCGTATTCCGACGAAATCGGCCACTCATTCCAGCGCAAATCGGCCACCTGATCCGAGCCAAATCGGCCGGGTCTTCCGAGGTTAATCGGCCACCCCGGCAAAGGCCGTGCGCGGGGTGGGTGGATTATGGGGTGACGGAGCGGGTCGAGGCCACCGTGGCCGGAGCGCGCTTGCGCATGGACTCGCCGGTGAGGGCGAGTCGGTAGCTGTTATGGACGAGGCGATCGAGGATGGCGTCGGCGAGGGTGGGGTCGCCCAGGTACGCATGCCACTGCTCGACCGGCAACTGACTGGTGATGAGGGTGGATTTCTTGTCGTAGCGATCGTCGAGGATTTCCAGCAGGTCGCGCCGATTGAGGTCGGTCAGCGGTGCCAGGGCAAAGTCATCGAGCACGATCACGTCGACCTTGGCGAGCGAGCGGAAGTAAGCGCTACGACGTGATTCGGCGTGTGCCTTGGTCAGTTCATCGATCAATCGTGGCAGGCGGAAGTAGCGCACCGAGTAATCTGCCCGACAGGCCGCTTGAGCGAGCGCACACCCGAGATAACTCTTGCCGACACCGGTCGGTCCGGTGATCAGCACGTTCAGGTGCTCTTTGATCCACGTCAGCGTGGCGAGTTTGGCGATCAAGCACTTGTCCAGCCCCCGTGCGATGCGTGTATCGAGGTCTTCCAGGGTGGCGCTCTGTCCGAGTTTGGCCCAGCGTAAACGCTGATGCAGGCGCTGCGTATCGCGGTCGGCCATCTCGTGCTGAACCAACAGGGCCAGGCGGTCCTCGAAGGGCAAATGGTCGGCTTGGGTAGATGCCAGTTGCTGCGTCAGGGCGGCGGCCATGCCGCGCAAACGCAAGGATTGCAGTTGTTCGATCAAGGGATGTAGCACCATCGTGGTCTCCGTCAGTGGTAGTAGGACGCGCCGCGCACGTTGTCGTGCTCGGGCAGGGAAAGTGTCAATTCGGTTTGCGGAAGGGTGTGCTTGATCAGCGCACGAATGGCGCGGTAACTGGTGCTGTTGTGCGCCAGCGCCTGCTTGCAGGCTGCCTCCAGTTGCAGCGGCGAGAAGTCGTTGGCCAAGCGCAAAATGCCCAGGCATGCGCGCAACGCATATTCGGGATGCTTGCGCATGTTGACTTGCATGTTCAGCACGCCGACGACGTTCGGCCCGATGGTTTCGGCACGTGCAAACAACTGCTCGATCGTCAGCTCCGTGACCGCGCGATGGCTCTTCGGGCGATGC
The sequence above is a segment of the Dyella sp. M7H15-1 genome. Coding sequences within it:
- a CDS encoding RHS repeat-associated core domain-containing protein produces the protein MSLTYRGYDLQSVTDPLGRTVNYVVDTLGRRIAARDPLGNVTLTQYDNNDRVTAMTDPLNQTTTQTYDGNGNLLSVTLPNTGVIHYAYDNRNRRITRTDAMNQSESWTYDGMGDVLTHTDRKGQATDISYDALNRRSLVSYADGSGTQASYDAGNRITSLTDSTSGTLSWDYDGLDRVTNTSAPQGSVSYTYDAAGRRTSMTAAAQAIANYGYDNANRLTGITQGSETVQLAYDADNRRATLTLPNGITVNYGYDTASELTGLSYAQGNGTALGNLTYAYDADGRIISKGGSFATDVLPTATTQPATFDLNDRETSFNGQALTYDANGNLIGDGTNTYTWNARNQLTQISQGGNVQLSYSYDALGRRTSKTIQGAATQFLYDGDNAVQETQGSTINPILVGLITDERFARNDVTGRTYFLTDLLNSTIALTDPSGAIKQNYSYDPYGNVTASDTTTGFTNPYQYTGREADSPGLYYYRARYYSPMMGGFISEDPIGFGGGQGSFYAYVGGDPLNSIDPLGLSGLNIVHGVPPGSVSYTAPDGQKFYAPSSADFCAEEDAGRNNGPNPWAMRDAVGQGGRFDYQRGGNNFYPAYTNAANYGVGVYMYGAGFSEWEMNAIGGAYSFFNSSNSNAASQSSWWDNGWKAAANGSLGCGCRK
- a CDS encoding RHS repeat domain-containing protein — translated: MCLTQVADPLGHGTTIQCNAAGQPTTVQDALGHTMSFAYQGYDLQSLTDPLNRMTNYVVDTLGRRIATRDALGNVTLAQYDTNNRAVSATDALNQTTTQNYDGNGNLLSVTLPNTGVIHYAYDNRNRLVTRTDAMNQSESWTYDGMGAYSDEIGHSFQRKSAT
- the istB gene encoding IS21-like element helper ATPase IstB; its protein translation is MVLHPLIEQLQSLRLRGMAAALTQQLASTQADHLPFEDRLALLVQHEMADRDTQRLHQRLRWAKLGQSATLEDLDTRIARGLDKCLIAKLATLTWIKEHLNVLITGPTGVGKSYLGCALAQAACRADYSVRYFRLPRLIDELTKAHAESRRSAYFRSLAKVDVIVLDDFALAPLTDLNRRDLLEILDDRYDKKSTLITSQLPVEQWHAYLGDPTLADAILDRLVHNSYRLALTGESMRKRAPATVASTRSVTP